CCGCGAGCGGGTCTTTGTCGATACCATCCCCGGACTGGTTATCTATGTTGAAAGCTACAACAGCAACAGCCGCACCATGAAAGGGGTCATGATCCAGGATGACCGGAAACCCGAAAATCCGCTGACCATCTTTGCCGGGCGCGGCACCGTATCCATAGACACCCGCTCACGCCGGGCCCACCTTCTGCTTGAAGGGGGCAGCATCCACAACATCCACGAAGACAGCTACCGCTTGGTTAATTTCCGGGAATACGAGTTAAACCTGAAACTTGACCAGTCGATTCGCGCCATCAGCAGGAACGAGCTTGACATGAGCCTCGCCGAACTCAATGCCGGGATCAATGGCAGTGCCAAGGACCCACGGCTCAGAAAAGATATGGAGCTTGAGTACCATCGACGCTTTGCCACACCGTTCGCCTGTTTCGTTTTTGCGCTTGCCGGTGTTCCGCTCGGCATCCAGAACCGAAGGTCCGGCAAAGGGGGTGGCTTTGCCGTAAGCATCGGTCTGCTGATTGTCTATTACATCGTGCTCTCGGCAGCCAAGACCGCCGGAGAAAAGGATCTGCTCAATGCGGCGCTGGCAATGTGGTTGCCCAACGTCATATTCCTGGCTCTGGGAGGCTGGTTTTTCTTTAGATCAGCACAAGAAAAGAGTGTGCTAGGGCCTCTGGCGCCGGCAGCCATTGCCGACTTTTTCGTTAAGATCTTCTCTGGCGCAGGAAAAACGCGATGACTATTTTCACCCGATATATTGCATCGATACAGATCAGGCTCTTGATGCTCTGCTATGGGGCGTTTGCCTCGATCTACCTGGTCATCGATATCCTGGAAAGGGTCGGCAAACTGACCCGCTCCGGCGGCCGGCCTGACCAAATCCTGCTTTTTTTCCTCTGGAAATTGCCGGAGATTTCGATCCAGATCATTCCGCTGGCTGTGCTGATGGCTACTCTGCTGGCTCTCGGCAGCCTGTCGAGGACCTCGGAGATTACGGCAATGAGATGTTCCGGGGCAGGATTGCTGCGGATCACTGCGCCGCTACTCGGTATCGCCCTGGTGGCCAGCCTGATCAACCTGGCCCTTTCCGAAATTGTCGTGCCCAGCAGCTTTGAAAAAATGCGTTATATCGAAGAAGTCCAGATCAAGAAAAAGAACCCGAATACCTTTTTTCGCCAAGGCGCCATCTGGTACCGCGACCACAGGGACATTCTGAATGCCAGGATGTTTGACCCGGACACGGCAACGCTGCGCGGGATAACCATCTGGCAGGTCGGCGAAAACTTGCAGCCAATAGCACGCATTGAAGCCACCGAAGGGAAGCTGCAGGGGGATAGCTGGCAGTTGAGCAAGGCGATTCTGTACCGCTACAGTTCAAGCGGTATTACGCAATCAACGAAAAAAGCCGGCATGAAAGCGGAAATCAAGTTGTCAACTACCGACCTCAAGACCGTCGGCAAACTGGCCGAAAACATGGGTTTTGTCGATCTCTACAACTACTGCGACAACCTGCAAAAAGGGGGGTACGATCCAACCCGCTATCTGACGCTGCTGCACGCCAAACTGGCAGCCCCGTTCAGCCCGATCGTCATGGCCTTTCTTGCCATCCCTTTTTCCATCCGTACCGGTCGCTCCAGCGGCCCGGCCATCGGCATCGGCCTGAGCCTGGTAATCGGCCTCGCCTATTTTATCGTCAATGCCTTCCTCATCTCCTTTGGCCAGGCCGGCGCCCTTCCGCCGCTGGTCTCAGCCTGGGCAGCCAATATCATCTTTTGCGCCATCGGCATCTGGCTGGCGTTGACTATCAACCGTTGACATCGGGTCTCTCCGTGATTTAATGCAATAGACGGTAACGATATTCACCCCTCGACGTTAAAGGAGCTAACATGCCAGGATTATTGACTATCCTTATTGCCCTGCTGCTTACCCTCCCCGCAGCAGCAGCCGAGATTGCTCCGAAACCAGCCGTGAAGCCCCCGGTTAAGAAGACTCTATCCCAGCAAGAGAGGATCACCATCCTGAGCATCATCCCTGCCCAAGGTGAACCGGGGATTACCGTTACCCTTTCCGGCACCGGCTTTTCAGAAAAGAGCACGGTATTTCTCGGCAGCGCAGAGCTCCCGGCAAAACTGCTCGGGCCCAAGCAGTTGAGCTTTGAGATCCCGCGGATCCAACCCGGTCTGTATGCCCTGTTTGTTAAGAATGACGAAGCGACAACCAGCAAAACCTATAATTTCACCATTCAGCCGCTCAAACCGGTTGTCCAGTCGCTTTCCCCGGATACAGTGCCGTTCTGCACCGCCTATGGCAGCCGGGAGGTAACGGTCACCGGCAAGAATTTCCAGGAAGGTGCCCAGATCCTGTTTGACGGCGCCGGAATAAAGAGCCGGTATTCGTCCCCGGAATCCGTCGGTTTTACCGTACCGGCAGTACGGGGCGGAATCCACCAGGTTCAGGTCAGAAACCCGGAAGAAACCGTTTCATCACCGTTGGCACTGCTCATCGACAGCAGGCCGGAGATTTCCGGTATCACACCAGGTGCGGATTTCGTAAATTATTATGAACTCTCCATAGACGGCAAAAATTTTCATCAAGGTTCGGTGCTGGTGGTTGACGGAGAGCGGATTGCGGCAGGCACCCCGGCTCCCGGCAACAGGGACAAGCTGATTTTCATGGACTGCACCCGTCTGATCTACCAGCGCCACCCTGCCGACCCGGCAGCCAAGACCCTGCGCGTTCAGGTGGTGAATCCGGGAAACGAAGAGAGCCCGGTGGTAACAATCAGCACCCCGTAACACCTGGACCGACATGCCGCCAATTGCAATAAGGACAGAGCAAGGAAACCTGATGACCGTTGATGAAGCAAATCTGGTGCTGCAGCAGGCCGATATTCTGGCCGATGCCGAACAGGTGACTGCCGCAATAGGGCAGATGGCTGAAGAGATAACTGTGCGCCTGCAAGCTGCCCGGCCGGTGGTGATCTGCGTCATGAACGGCGGACTAGTGTTTGCCGGGCAGTTGCTGACCAGATTGGTATTTCCGCTGGAACTGACCTACGTGCATGCCACCAGGTACGGCGCTGAAATCCATGGGGCACAGCTCAACTGGCTCTATCGCCCGGCAAG
This window of the Geoanaerobacter pelophilus genome carries:
- the lptF gene encoding LPS export ABC transporter permease LptF — translated: MYISHHLFHGKAFLSLRFTWQRFSCIIAAMPSTIDRYIFREITIPFLLGMTAFTGALLMGRFLKIAEMVVAKGVPLSKICLLIAYLLPSFALVTIPMAFLLAILLAFGRLSADSEIIAMKASGVGLSRLMAPVMAFAVITAISTLAIAVYAVPAGNTSFKELLTKAIEGNTDLDIRERVFVDTIPGLVIYVESYNSNSRTMKGVMIQDDRKPENPLTIFAGRGTVSIDTRSRRAHLLLEGGSIHNIHEDSYRLVNFREYELNLKLDQSIRAISRNELDMSLAELNAGINGSAKDPRLRKDMELEYHRRFATPFACFVFALAGVPLGIQNRRSGKGGGFAVSIGLLIVYYIVLSAAKTAGEKDLLNAALAMWLPNVIFLALGGWFFFRSAQEKSVLGPLAPAAIADFFVKIFSGAGKTR
- the lptG gene encoding LPS export ABC transporter permease LptG, with amino-acid sequence MTIFTRYIASIQIRLLMLCYGAFASIYLVIDILERVGKLTRSGGRPDQILLFFLWKLPEISIQIIPLAVLMATLLALGSLSRTSEITAMRCSGAGLLRITAPLLGIALVASLINLALSEIVVPSSFEKMRYIEEVQIKKKNPNTFFRQGAIWYRDHRDILNARMFDPDTATLRGITIWQVGENLQPIARIEATEGKLQGDSWQLSKAILYRYSSSGITQSTKKAGMKAEIKLSTTDLKTVGKLAENMGFVDLYNYCDNLQKGGYDPTRYLTLLHAKLAAPFSPIVMAFLAIPFSIRTGRSSGPAIGIGLSLVIGLAYFIVNAFLISFGQAGALPPLVSAWAANIIFCAIGIWLALTINR
- a CDS encoding IPT/TIG domain-containing protein — encoded protein: MPGLLTILIALLLTLPAAAAEIAPKPAVKPPVKKTLSQQERITILSIIPAQGEPGITVTLSGTGFSEKSTVFLGSAELPAKLLGPKQLSFEIPRIQPGLYALFVKNDEATTSKTYNFTIQPLKPVVQSLSPDTVPFCTAYGSREVTVTGKNFQEGAQILFDGAGIKSRYSSPESVGFTVPAVRGGIHQVQVRNPEETVSSPLALLIDSRPEISGITPGADFVNYYELSIDGKNFHQGSVLVVDGERIAAGTPAPGNRDKLIFMDCTRLIYQRHPADPAAKTLRVQVVNPGNEESPVVTISTP
- a CDS encoding hypoxanthine-guanine phosphoribosyltransferase; translation: MTVDEANLVLQQADILADAEQVTAAIGQMAEEITVRLQAARPVVICVMNGGLVFAGQLLTRLVFPLELTYVHATRYGAEIHGAQLNWLYRPASDLSGRTVLLLDDILDEGITLAAIADWCREQGAAEVLMAVLVDKRHDRKVTPGFRADFTGLETEDRFLFGYGLDFQGYWRNAPGIYAVKGC